The following proteins come from a genomic window of Leptospira bandrabouensis:
- a CDS encoding PTS sugar transporter subunit IIA, whose amino-acid sequence MNQLLEILDPKNIIFDFKASTKEDAIRKMISHMVATQSLDPVHEEETVSSLMNREKSMSTGIGSGVAIPHCSVHYLNELKCAMAIAPQGIDFDALDHGLVQIFIMLIVPKNKFQDHIKTLALIAKTLNIPEEREKLIKAKNFEEIQKAFLSKS is encoded by the coding sequence ATGAATCAACTTCTGGAGATTCTGGACCCTAAAAATATCATTTTTGATTTCAAAGCTTCTACAAAAGAAGATGCGATTCGAAAGATGATATCTCATATGGTCGCCACACAATCGTTAGATCCTGTCCATGAAGAGGAAACTGTTTCTTCTTTAATGAACAGAGAAAAATCTATGTCAACTGGCATTGGTAGTGGTGTCGCGATTCCTCATTGTTCTGTTCACTATTTAAATGAATTAAAATGTGCTATGGCAATTGCACCTCAAGGTATCGACTTTGATGCTTTGGATCATGGTTTAGTGCAAATATTTATCATGCTCATTGTTCCTAAAAATAAGTTTCAAGATCATATTAAGACATTGGCACTAATTGCAAAAACTCTCAATATCCCAGAAGAACGAGAGAAACTCATTAAAGCCAAGAATTTCGAAGAAATCCAAAAGGCATTCCTTTCGAAAAGTTAA